Within Runella rosea, the genomic segment CCAAAAAGGCAAAACCATCATGGTGCAGCACGATGTAACCTCTCCGCGCCCTTATTCACGCATTCACTTGGTGAGCGGTACCAAAGCCACGGCGCTCAAATATCCGCTACCCGGTAAGATTTCAACGGGACACGACTGGATTTCGGAAGAAGAATACAAAAAATTGGAAGAAAAATATCAGCCCGAAATCATCAAACGCATCGGTGAACTGGCCAAGAAAGTGGGCGGTCATGGCGGCATGGACTTTTTGATGGACTGGCGTCTGATTGACTGCCTCCGCAATGGCTTGCCGCTCGACCAAGACGTATACGACGCCGCTTCGTGGAGCGCCATTGCACCGCTGAGCGAGTGGTCGGTAGCTAACCGTTCAGCCTCCATCGATGTGCCTGATTTCACGGGTGGGTCATGGAAAAATAACGCACCCGTCGATATTTCCATGACCAAAGGCGGCAATACCAGAATCAAAGAACGTTCACTCTAACTCACCTCCATCAGTACCTCTGTTTTCCCTTATTTTATGAACATCCATATTTCTAAAAACCCCGCTGATTTAGGCGAGATTTCGGGCCAAAAAGCGGCCGAATCAATTCGCAACGCCATTGCTGAAAAAGGCTTCGCCAACGTTATTTTAGCCACAGGGGCGAGTCAATTCGGTACGTTACAAACACTTATTGACAATAAAGACATTGATTGGAGCAAGGTCACGATGTTTCATCTCGACGAATACATCGGCCTGCCACTTTCTCACCCCGCCAGTTTCCGAAAATACCTCAAGGAGCGTTTCTTGGACCAAGTTCCACCGCTAAAAGCGAGCTATTTGATTGATGGCGAAGTAAATCCAGAAGAAGAATGCGCACGATTAGGCGCGTTGATTCAGCAATTCCCCATCGACGTCGCATTGGTTGGTATCGGTGAAAACGGCCACTTGGCCTTCAACGACCCTCCGGCTGATTTTGACACTGAAAATCCGTACATCGTGGTAAATTTGGACGAGCCATGCCGCCGTCAGCAGATGAACGAAGGGTGGTTTCCGACTTTGGACGATGTACCCAAGCAGGCCATCAGTATGTCGGTAAAACAAATCATGAAAACTGCACACCTCATCTGCTCCGTCCCCGATTTACGAAAGGCGCAGGCCGTAAAAGATTGTTTGGAACATGAAGTAAATAATCTTTATCCTGCAAGTATTTTACAAAAACACCCCAATTGCAGTTTGTATCTGGATGAACTTTCGGCGAGTTTGCTTTCTAGGGAAGTGCGGTAAGTGGTGGTAAAAAAAACGACGAAGATGTCCGAAAATTAGTGGACCTCAAGCGTACTAAATCACAAGTTAATTGTGGACAGCTACCCGATCTTTAACAAAAATCCCTGCCACTCGAAGTAGCAGGGATTTTTTAATTTTGGGCAACCCATAAATTACCGCGTTTTTACGTATTCATCCCAGTTGATTTCGGCCTGCGGGCGGGCCAATTGCCTGAAAATTGTACCACGGTCAATGGTGACATCTACGTTTGCGGCATTGAGGCGATCGTAGCGACGCAAATCTACCCAACGATGTCCCCAAGGCTCGGCCCAAAGCGAATAACGGCGTTGGAACAAGATTTCGTCAATAAGGGCGTCTTTGGTCGTAGCGCCCGTGTAGTTGCCAATACCCGCAACGGTACGAATACGGTTGATCGCCGCCACTGCCTCTGGGATTTTATTAAGCTGGGCGTTGGCCTCAGCAGCAATCAGCACCAACTCTTCATTGCGGAAAAACTTCACCTCAGAAGTGTTGAGGGCAAAACGGTTGTCTTGGTACAAACCCGCCAACGGCGTGCCATCAGATGTAACTGATACAGGGGCCGTCCGGCGGAAGAACTTCGCACGTACGCGGGCATCTCCCGCAACGGTATCACGTAATACCGACGGGTGCACCACCATCATGGTGCTTACGTTGGCATTTTTGACAAAAAATAGCGGGTTAAATGTATCAGGTGGCGCCCCGAAGGTATGGGCAGGCCCTGCCTCTAAACTACCAGTTGCACTATAAAAAGATGCGGCTACTGCATCCAGCGCCCCTTGCCAGTCCTGACGATATACAGCTAAGCGAGCTGCAATGGCACGGTTCAGTTGACGCAGTCCAGCAATAGTTCCGAAGCCATTTCCTGTGAAACCAGACGTCAAACGTAAAGGGAAATTTCCTGTGCCAGCACCGTTCAATTCGGTATTGCCTTCGTCCAAGATGCGTTTGATTTGTGTAAGAGACTCAGCCAGCGGTAAGAAAGGCCCTGGATTTTGAAGATCTTTGACATCAATTCGAATCCCATTGTCGTATTGCCCCATTGCCACAATCAGGTATTGGTACGCCATGAGGGTTTTGGCAAAGCCCGAAACCGCATTTTTCTCTTCGGTTGTAAAGGTATTGGTATTGTTAACGGCATCAATCACCGTCAAGGCCTGACGAATGGCAAAATAAGGTTGCTGATACGTATTCAAATACCCAAACATATTGGCTGTTGCCTGACGCCCATTCATGCCGAGCCAATCAGTTTGCCAACGAGGGTCAGAGGCGTTTAAGTACCAAAGCTCACGCCCCATTGTGCCGTACAGCATCGTCACGGTAAAGAGATAATCACGGTGACGTGATTCTAGCCCCGTCACCAAGTTTTGTACTTGGGTACGAGACGCATTTTGGCTCACACTTCCCAGCGAAGGGTTATTGGGATCGTTGGGCGTATCAAGGCTGAAAAAGTTACAAGAACTCATCATCAACAACAGCCCTGCAAAAATCGGAGTATATAAGTGTATTTTTTTCATGTCCGTAATGCATTAAAATTCAACAACTAAATGACCAAAAAAGCGACGCTGTGTAGGATAAGGAGCAATATCTACCCCAGATGCTACGGCTTGTAACCCAAATGTAGAAGTTTCGGGGTCATAGCCACGGTATTTGCTGAACGTCAATGGGTTTTGGCAAGAGAAGCCTACACGCACCCGTGATATTTTATTGTTGGACCACTTATTCAATGAAGTAGAGGGAACAGTGTAGTACAAGGCCGCCTCGCGCAAACGAAGATAAGTGGCATCTTGCACCCAGCGATCGGCACCATTGTGAGGAGCTAAACCACGCTGACGGCCATTTGGCACACCGTCGCCGTTATCGTCATCGTCCCAGTCAGGAGAGGTTCCGCCGCCATCCCATAAAAACTCGGTCAGGTTGATGTTATCCCCACCTTTTTTCCAGTGCCAAAGCATGTTGAAATCAAAGTTTTTGAAGAAGTTGATTTCATTGCTCCACGACATCTGAAAATCGGGCTGGTTGTCTCCCAAAATATACGCTCCTGTGCGCACACCTTCTGCGGCAGGCGTATCATTGGCATCACGCGCTGGGCGTGTACCCACGATGGTCGTCGGCGAAAAGCCCTCTTGGTACAGGAACGTTCCTAATGTTACCCCAAAAGCGCCTAAGTTATACGCAGGAATCCCCAACTTGGTGAGAAGAATGTCGTTTTTCCACCACAATACCCGCGAACTCCAACGAAATTTTTCTTTTTGGACAATTGCCCCGCCCAATGAAAGCTCTACGCCACGGTTTTGGAGTTGGGCTAAGTTAGTAGGTATTGTACTGATACCCACGGCAGGAGAAAGTTGCAAATTCTGGATATTGCTACGGGTTTGCTTATCGTAGTAAGTAGCTTCCAGTTGGATGCGATTATTAAACAACCCTAAATCCAATCCAAACTCCAACTCGCCCGCACGTTCAGGTTCGATGGTCGCATTTCCCGCCGCAGTGGTCACCACCGAGCCAAGCAATCCGCCAATATTGGCCGAGTTGAGCGGTGTAAATGTGGTTCCAAAACCCGGTACCCCAGCGGTTTGTCCATAAGCAACGCGGGGCTTGATTTGCGAGAAAACAGAAGCCAAGCTCGACGAGCGAACGAAGTCAAAGTTGGCTATGTTGATGGCCAAAGATGCTTTCGGAAAAGCCCAAAACTTGTCTGCATCGCCAATAAGGGTTGATTTGTCCCATCGTACACCTGCCGTAGCGATGATTTTATCATCCCAGTTGGCTTCTTGTTGAACAAACGCACCTACGTCGGTAATGGTCTGAAAACGTTGGTCGAAAATCTCTTGTACTGTTCCTTGACGTAAGTTGGTTTGCCCTCCTGCCAATCCGCGCGATCGGTTGAGCAAGCGGTCTTCGCGGAAGTTAAGCCGAACGGCGCCTGCCTGCGACGTAAGATTAACTTTTCCAATGTTCCAGTTATAAACCAACGCTGTTTGAAAGTTGGTATTCACGTTTTCGGTTTTCCCCCAAATCACATCGCCTGGGTTCCCTTGGGCGCGTTGAAACTGCAAATCTTCGGGAAGGTAAACAAACGTTGTTCCTTGGGTGTAGTCCAAACCTCCTTGGCCCACCAATTTCAGAAGTGATTTTTCTGACTTGTAAAGATTCGCCGTCAGGTTAAACGACTGAATAAATCGGTTGACATTGGTGTTGTTAATACCCCGGTCGGTCACTGCCACGGGATTTTCGGAGAAGTAAGGGTTGTCGGGATAGCGACCGCTTTCATCAGGGAAAAGGTTATAATAATTGGGTACGTAAGCGATGTTGTACCCAATACTCGCCCCTGAGTTATTTTGGTTTCCTGTAAAACCACGGTCGGAGTTGGTATTGATGTAGTTTGACCCTACGGATAAGGTAATATCGTTGGTCAGTTTATGGTCGATATTGGCCCGTAACGAATAGCGTTTAAAGCCCGTACGACGAACAATTCCTTTTTCATCGGTCAAGGCGCCCGAAATGAAAAACTTGGTTTTGTCATTGCCGCCCGAAATTCCCAAACGAGTGTTGGAAAGTGGCGCGGTGTTACCATAAAAATACTTTTCATAATCCCAGGTTTGGCCATTGGCTGCGCGGAAGCGGTCTAACTCCGTCTGCCGGCGAGCAGCGGCAAAAAAAGTATTGATTTTAGCTTCCGTCCAGTTGTCCACCCCAAACAAGCGTTGTGGCGTAGCAAATCCATAGTCTTGAGCAAACGATACTTTTGTTTTGCCTGCACTACCGCGTTTGGTGGTGATGATGATTACCCCAGCATTGGCCCGGGTACCGTAGATAGCCGCCGCCGATGGGCCTTTGAGTACTTCTACGTTTTCGATGTCGTTGGGGTTTAAGTCAGAAATACGGTTAGAGGCATCGTCTTGGGTTTCTGCCCCTGCGCCTGTGACAGAGGCACGACCCGAACGATTAACCCCATTGTTGGCATAGACTCCGTCAATAATATAAAGGGGTTGGGATGCTCCTACCAGCGATGAAATACCCCGCAACTGAATCGAAACCCCGCCTCCGGGAGCGCCACCGTTGGTGTTCATGTTGACCCCTGGCAGTTTTCCGTAAAATGCGTTGTCTACCGTTTGAATTTGAGTCGTTCCCATGAGGTCTTTAGCCGAAAGAGTTGCTACGGCGTTGGCTAAGTTGGAACGTTTGATGCTCGACGCCAAACCTGTTACAACGACTTCCTGAAGGTTTGAAACATCCTCGACAAGCGTTACATTAATGGTGCTGTTGTTGCCAACAGCCACCTCTTTCGATTGAAAACCAATGGAAGAAAAGACCAACGTTGCGTTGTTTTGACGGAGCGTAATTGAGTACGTTCCATCCGCCCCGCTGGTGGTGCCTATTGTTGTGCCTTTCACAACGACATTCGTTCCTGGGATAGGGGAGCCATCGGCGGATTTGACCGTTCCGCTGACTTGGTTTTGGGCAAAGGCAATTGCGGTTAGTAACCACATCCCCGTCGCAAAGACTAGCCTTGCCATCGAAAAATAGGTAAATTTTAACATGAATTTGACGATTTAGTTTATATTGAAATGGTTCAGTCAACTCAAAAACAAAAGCGGAGGCTTCAATGTTTTGAAACCAAGGTGGCTGTAAGCCAGAGAAGATTTTTACGCTGTTGCTAGAGAGTTGTTGAGGGCAATAATATTGAAATAATTCTATTCTTAAAAAAAAATCCCTAAAAATTGTTGCTATTTAGGGATACAATAAAACAAAAAAGAGGCTACCTCTTTTGAGACAGCCTCACTTAAAATCCATTTTTGAAATTATAAACTCTTCAAATACGCAATACTCTTAGGCACTTGCTCGTACCAAGTAGGGCTTTCGTCTTCGATAAAGTAGTGCTTAATGCCGATTTTCTTGGCTTCTCTGATTACGCCCGCTACGTCAACCTGCCCTGTGCCCAACACTACGTCGTTTATCAATGGCGTACCGCCGGTCAAATCTCCTTTTACGCCATTTCTGAGGTCTTTGAGGTGAATGAGCTTGAAGCGCTTTCCGTATTTTTTTAACAAACTAACGGGCTCAGCTCCACCGTGAAATGCCCAAAGAATGTCTAATTCAAAGGAAACATATTCGGGATTGGTGTTTTTGACAATGTAATCAAACAACGTTCCGTCTTCGTAGGGTTGGAACTCGTAGCCATGGTTGTGGTAGCAGAAAGTGATGCCGTTTTCTTTCAGCACTTTTCCGATCATGTTAAAATCATCCACGGCCTTTTTGGCTTCCTCAAAGGTAAAACCACCTTTGACTTTGTGTGGAATCCATGCGCACATAAGATAACTAGAACCTAACAATTTGGCCGTTTTAGCCGCTGCTGCGGGGTCTTTTACCAATTGTTCGTAGCCTCCGCCCGTTCCGGGAATTTTGATGCCGCGCTCTTCGCACATTTTTCTAAATTCTTCGGGGGTGGTGCCTTTGGCGGCGCCTCCTTCGAGTTCGGTGACACCCAACATTTTAAGCGTGTCGAGCGTGGCGGCTACGTCTTTAGGAAAACTGGCGCGGTAAGTGTACGCCTGCATTCCGATGGGGAATGTGTATAGTTTGCCTTTTTGGGCAAAAACCTCGCTGATGGTACTGAACAGCAAAAGGGCAAGGCTCAATAAAATAGTTGTTTTTTTCATTGTATTCATTTTGAGTTAGTTACTATTTTTAAAACCGCAGAGAAACGGAGTTACACAGAGTATCGGCTATAACTTTCGTTTTTTCAATTGCTTCACGGCGTAGTCTGCCGCGCGGGCGGTGATTGCCATATAGGTCAGAGACGGATTTTGAGTGCCAGTAGAAGTCATACAGGCACCGTCGGTCACGAACACGTTTTTGCAACTGTGTACTTGATTCCATTCGTTCAACATCGACGTTTTTGGGTCTTTGCCCATGCGAATACCGCCCATCTCGTGAATATCTGAACCTGGATTTGCGTGCGTATCCACGCCACGAATGTTCTTAAATCCCGCCAACGTAAACATTTCGTTGAGTTGTTCGAGGTAGTCTTTCACCATTTTGTCGTCGTTTTCCGTCCACTTCACCGACGTCACTAGTTGCGGAATTCCGTATTTATCTTTCAGATTGGCATCAAGGCGCACATAATTGCTTTCGATGGGAATCGTTTCACCCATCATCCACGCGCTGATGTTCCAATTGCCCAATTGTGGATGCAGAAGCGCGTCTTTGAGTTCTTCGCCGATTTCGGCCTGTCGCGTTAGGCGCCCCCGACCGCCACCGATGCCCGTGGCGTAGCCGCGCAGAAAATCACTTTCCTGTTTGTGGAGATTCCTAAAACGCGGAATGTAGGCATTGCTAGGGTTTTTGCCATCGGTCATTTTATCGTAGTAACCTTCGTATTCCGCGCTGATCCGTCCACGGTAATTGTGCCACGCGATGTATTTTCCCAGCGTGCCGCTGTCGTTGCCTAGGCCGTTGGGGAAACGGCTTGAAATGGAATTCAACAAAATCAAATTGCTGTTGAGCGCCGAGCCGTTGACAAAAATGATTTTAGCGTAAAATTCTATCACTTCCTTTGTAGTGGCATCCACAACTCTTACCCCCGAAGCCCTTCTTTTCTTCTCATCAAAAATAATGGAATGCACCACTGAATGCGGACGCAGGGTCATGTTGCCCGTTTTGGCCGCCCACGGTAAAGTAGATGCATTGCTACTGAAATAGCCACCGAACGGACAGCCACGGTTGCAGAGCGAACGGTGCTGACATTTGGCACGGCCTTGGTCGTAGTGGATTTGCTGCGGGTCGGTAATGTGCGCACAACGCCCCTGAATCACGTGGCGGTCTTTGTAATTTTTGGTGATGGCTTCCTGAAAATGTTTTTCAATGCAGCTCAATTCAATCGGCGGCAAAAACTCACCATCGGGCAATTCTGGCAAACCGTCTTTATTTCCCGAAATCCCAGCAAATTTTTCAACGTGACTGTACCAAGGCGCAATATCGGCGTAGCGAATAGGCCAATCGGTCGCAAATCCGTCGCGGGCGGGGCCTTCAAAATCAAAGTCCGACCAGCGTTGCGTTTGGCGCGCCCACAAAAGCGATTTGCCGCCCACGTGGTAGCCGCGCGTCCACTGAAACGGCTGTTCTTCCACAAACGGCTGTTCATCAGGCTTTATGGCCCAGTGTATGGTTTCTTCGCGCATGAAACTGGCGCGGCCTTTCGGGTACTGATTTCGTATTTCCAACGGCACTTGTCCACGATGCTCAAATTCCCACGGATGTTTATTGGCAGTTGGATAATCGGTTACGTGCTGTACGTCACGACCACGCTCCAAAACAAGGGTTTTCAGTCCTTTTTCGCACAGCTCCTTTGCTGCCCAACCGCCGCTGATTCCTGAACCAATCACGATGGCGTCGTATGTACGGTCTTTGATGGAATCTATATTAAGGTATGACATTGGAGTATTGAGAATAAGGGGTATTAAGGATAAAGTATTAGGTATTGAGTACGAACATTGGGGGTTCAGTAAAGAGAAAAATCTGAATACTCACTACTGAACTGGTACACACCCGTAGTAATGGCCTGGCGCTTGATTATATTTCAGGTATTTGGTCTGGACGTATTCAGAGGTAGTAAAACCAAGAATTGTCAGTGATTTTATAAGTGTCAAATAGTCTTTTTGCGTCTGGTCGGCCGACATCGCTACCTTACCCAAAATGTCTTTACGTTGAAGGGAGTTACAGTCTACAAAGGCCCGGAGATAACGGTCTTTGGCCATGGCATTGGTCTTTTCAAGACCTTTTTTGAGATTTTCTTGCACGTCTTTTTCGTAACAATCCAACAGCATTTTTTGGATAAAATCTGGTACGCCCAAGTCTTTGGCTCCGGGCGTATCGGTCGTTGGAATAATTGTATCCACCACCGAGACCAACATGGCTTCGTGCTCAAGCGAAAGATATGACGCCGACCTTTGGAGAGTGTTCAGGCTCCACGCTTCCGCCCAAGTGGGCAAAACGATGAATCCGCCTCCGGCCAAGGCGACATTTTTAAGAACTTCCCGTCGGTTCATGCGTCTTTAGAGTTGCTTTGTTAACTAATAACTTAAAGGGTTGATTTGCTATAATTTACTGATTTAAAAACGTTTCATGGCTTCCGCGTAGCGGCGGCCTAGTTCGCGGGCGGCGGGGGTGTCAAAATGCGTTTTATCTCCTTTCTCTCCCAACCCTGCGGCTTCAACGCAAGCCGTGTGTTTAACTTTTCTGGGTAATTGGCGAAGTTGCTCATTGATGTCTTTTGCTTCTGGAACACGATTCACGAAGAAATCGCCCAAGGTGCCAACCACAAACGGAACCTTACGGGCCGATAATTCTTTGCGAAAACGCTTGATGAGCGCCTCTAATTTTTGGGTATAACTTCCTACCAATGCAGGCTTGCTGTCGCTTTCGCCCTGGTGCCACAAAATCCCTTTCAATTTCCCCGCTGGTAGCGCTGCTTTTGCCCGACGAAGGGCGTCGTCGTAGGGATAACTTTTGGTTTGGTCGTGGTAGCCACCCGGCTGCCATGAGTCAATAGCCGAGCCACCCACAGCCGCTGGTATCAGACCAATGATGACCGATGTATCGGCTTCGGCCATTACGCGGGCAAATTCCAACCCTGGCCCAACGCCTGCTTCGGGTTTGTCGAAGTGCATGGGCGCAACGGCCGGCACCCACTGATTGTCTTTGTTAAGCATCCAAATACGGGGATGCGGCGTGCGGTCAGACTCTTCCACCTTGCCGCGCCCCGCCATGTTTGACTGACCAACGAGCAGATATAAATGCAGTTTTTTGCCTTTAAAATCAGGATTTTGGGCCACCGCTTTTAAAGAGAAAAGGACAAAAGCATAGATGAATAAGTGTTTCATAATGGATTGGTTTACTTTGCGTCTCTTGCGAAAATCCCTTGCGACCATTGCGGTTAAAAAATTATTTTTAACCGCAATGGTCGCAAGGAGGGAGTTAATCTTTAAAATATTTTTCCAAGACTTCTTTCGGTTGCCATTGGTCGGGTTTTCGTACAACGTTTTTGTAATCAAATACTTGTGATGAAATTTCCGAAGCCGTCAGCGGAAACGTATCACCGTATAGTTGCTGATGTTTCCTTAGGTCTTCCATCATTGTTTTTACCTTGGCGGTGTATTCGGGTTTTTGAGCCAAGTTATTGAGCTCGTACGGGTCGGTCTGTAAATCAAACAGTTGGACAAAATCGACTTTTGGATAACGAATCAACTTCCAACGTCGATCACGAATAGCGCGCTGCGAGAACGTGTAGGCCGTAAAAACTTGCTCGCGCACCGATTGGGTTTTGTTTTGAATAATTCCCGACAAATCTTTTCCTTCCAAGTCTTTGGGAGCGGCTACGTTGAGCATTTTACAGATTGTCGGAAACAGGTCGAACAGATAAACAAAAGCGTCACTTTTTTGATTTTTAGGAATTCCTTTTCCGCTCATAATCAGCGGTACTCTCATGCTGTGCTCATAAAGGTTTTGTTTGCCCAACAGGCCATGACTGCCCATCGCCAAGCCGTTGTCGGCCGCAAAAACAATGATGGTATTTTTGTCTAATCCTTTCTCTTTCAGCTTCGCCAGAATCTTTCCAATGGCTTCGTCTAAGTGCGTAATCATGGCATAATACTCCGTGAGCTGTGATTTGATAACCTCGGTGGTTCGCGGATAAGCGGCCAGCATCTCGTCGCGCACGGTCATATCGCTGCCAAAGTTGAAGGGGTGAGCGGGCATAAAGTTTGGCGGAAGTGGCGCCGTTCCGTAGCGTTTGAGATAATCGGGCAAAGGCGAGCGCGGGTCGTGCGGGGCCGTGAACGCTACATATGTGACAAAAGGCTTATTAAGCGTTTGTTTGTCTAAAAACTGAATGGCCGTTTCGGCAAAATGATCGGTAGAGAATCCTTTTTTGATGGGAGCCGTAAAGGTTCCGTCGGGTTTTAAATCACTCATCGGGGTTTGATAATGATCGGCCATTCCGCCGAGCATTACGTTTTTGGCTTCCATAAAACTCGCCGCTACGGCGGCGGGTTCGTTGTGCCATTTGCCCGTCATAAAAGTAGAATAGCCATTTTGGCGTAACAGCATCGGCCACGTAGTGACGCCATTTAGTTTGTCAGTTACTCTAAAAAACCCTTTCCCGCTCATCAACATCGCGCGGCTCGGCGCACAAACAGCCCCGTGATTGCCCCCCAAAATATGCGCCTCACTGAATAACATACCATTGCGCGCCAATTGGTCGAGATTGGGCGTTTGGACGTAAGGATTTCCGTAACAACCCAAGGCATCGGCGCGGAGATCGTCAGCGAAGAGAAAGAGAATGTTGGGTTTGGGAGATTGGGCGTAAACTGACTGATAAAGCAGAAAACAGAGTAATAAAGATACGTTCCGAATCATGGAGATGCCGTTGGTTTATTTCTACTTTTAAAAAGCATTTTTAGGCACCCAACTACTAAATGAAAGAACCTTATAGGGCCATAAAAAACTTATATACCCTTATAAGGTTCAAGGCTTTTAAAAATCCCCGTAGTTCACCTGCAAACACGGCAAGCCCAGCTCCAAGCGCCACAAATCCACGACTTGGTTACGGTCATCGAGCACGAACTGCACGAAATATTGCCCTTTTACATGCGCTTCGTAAAGCTCTTTTTTGACAACCGCATCTTTGCGCATATCTCCCGTCGCACGCATGTAGAGCGCGTGATAAAGGATATTGTTGTATTTCAACCAATTGAGCGTCGGCGTTCGTGCTTTCTCTTCTCGACCCGACATCAAAATAATTTTGACGCCCAAAGTGTAATAATTTTTGATGATTTCAGCAATGGGTTGGTTGAGATCATCCAATTCGCACGACATAGCATCGTAAGGGCTTCGGTTTCTCAAAATAGCCAACGTACCATCCAAATCACACAGAACAGCAGGCGGTAAACTTGTATCTTGGGGCTGATAATGCGGCCCGCGCTCATCGCCCAACACGTGGGTTTTGTACATGCGCAAAATCACGTCGCGGCCTACTTTTTTCTCCCGCACTTCATCCCGCGCCAAGCTTTCTTCCAGCGAAGTATTCATTTCTCGAATCTCAATTTTCACCTGCTCACCAGTGTCTTTGGTATATTTTTCCACCACCTGACGAATCCGCTCCACGGGACGATCCGATAAATTAGTATCATCAATAATGACGTGTTTTCCATCACGTAGGGCTTCTACCAACATCAAATCACGGACTCGCTCTACAAATTTCTCATTGTGTTTGGAATGCTCGCTGTTGTCGAGCATGGCACGGAGTTCGTCTTTGTTAAGCCGCTTGTACATGCCTTTATTTTCATCCAACAGTTGTCGGGCGAGGGTGGATTTTCCACTCGCAGGCAAGCCGCGTAGTAAGATTACTTTTTTCATTTTTTACACATCATAATTGGTAAACGGCTTCTGAAAAGTTGGCCGAATTTGTTTCCAGATAATTTCGTCATAGGGTTTTTGGTCAAACATTTTGAACAAAACCGCCGGATAACGACAGGTCTGAAAATACAGTGCCGTGTCTTTACGCGTTTCTAAAATTCGAAAATCAGCTTGGCAAATCGCTTCAATTTCTGCAAATTTCGCTAAAAGCTGCGCGTGGATTTCCTTAACCCAATCATAAAATTCATCGGGTACTTTTTCCAGAATCGGCGCTAGATCCTGCCCCGCTTTCAGATACTCCCAAATACTTACGTTAGACACCCCCGTCACAATTCGGTGGATGCGTTGGTACTCTTCAAATTTAACTTTCAAACGATAGCCGCTCCGAAACCGTACCACAAACCCTTCTTTGTTGTCCTCTTCCAAGGTTTTCAGCAAATGTAAATCATTCAGGCCGTCGTAGCGTTGGATGACGTCAAAGCCTGCATTTTCGGTCTGCCAATGCGGCGTCTCTACAATATCAATTCCCGTTTGGGTATCAATAACGGCCAGAAGTACTAATTTTCGCTCGGTTCCGTAGTCTACTACGATACGGTTTTCGGGATAAATGATTTCAAATAGATACGTTTGAGCCCGATCTAAATGCGGAATCACGTGGGCGTATTGCGTATGTAACATCTTAGTAGCTGCCTGCGCCTGCTCGCTTGTAAACGACCCACGAGAAGCGATAAACGGCTTATCCTCATACCAATACAAAATCCCTAACGAACCATCTAATTTTTCAAAGACTTCAAAAGACTCGTTGGGAATGGCTTGATTTTCCATTTCGCCCAAGTTGAAAAACTTCCCAAAAGGACGTGCTATAATGTTGTATTCCTCATCTAAAATCAAGCCCCGACACGCCAGTGTCAGTTCGTTCCAGACACGGTCGTATTGGGTTTTTGGGGTATAGTTGTAGATGTATAACGGTGCCGTTGGGTGCTTCTGC encodes:
- a CDS encoding sialate O-acetylesterase, which translates into the protein MKHLFIYAFVLFSLKAVAQNPDFKGKKLHLYLLVGQSNMAGRGKVEESDRTPHPRIWMLNKDNQWVPAVAPMHFDKPEAGVGPGLEFARVMAEADTSVIIGLIPAAVGGSAIDSWQPGGYHDQTKSYPYDDALRRAKAALPAGKLKGILWHQGESDSKPALVGSYTQKLEALIKRFRKELSARKVPFVVGTLGDFFVNRVPEAKDINEQLRQLPRKVKHTACVEAAGLGEKGDKTHFDTPAARELGRRYAEAMKRF
- a CDS encoding sulfatase-like hydrolase/transferase, which gives rise to MIRNVSLLLCFLLYQSVYAQSPKPNILFLFADDLRADALGCYGNPYVQTPNLDQLARNGMLFSEAHILGGNHGAVCAPSRAMLMSGKGFFRVTDKLNGVTTWPMLLRQNGYSTFMTGKWHNEPAAVAASFMEAKNVMLGGMADHYQTPMSDLKPDGTFTAPIKKGFSTDHFAETAIQFLDKQTLNKPFVTYVAFTAPHDPRSPLPDYLKRYGTAPLPPNFMPAHPFNFGSDMTVRDEMLAAYPRTTEVIKSQLTEYYAMITHLDEAIGKILAKLKEKGLDKNTIIVFAADNGLAMGSHGLLGKQNLYEHSMRVPLIMSGKGIPKNQKSDAFVYLFDLFPTICKMLNVAAPKDLEGKDLSGIIQNKTQSVREQVFTAYTFSQRAIRDRRWKLIRYPKVDFVQLFDLQTDPYELNNLAQKPEYTAKVKTMMEDLRKHQQLYGDTFPLTASEISSQVFDYKNVVRKPDQWQPKEVLEKYFKD
- a CDS encoding T4 RnlA family RNA ligase, yielding MNISALQQLIAEDYIKVQKHPTAPLYIYNYTPKTQYDRVWNELTLACRGLILDEEYNIIARPFGKFFNLGEMENQAIPNESFEVFEKLDGSLGILYWYEDKPFIASRGSFTSEQAQAATKMLHTQYAHVIPHLDRAQTYLFEIIYPENRIVVDYGTERKLVLLAVIDTQTGIDIVETPHWQTENAGFDVIQRYDGLNDLHLLKTLEEDNKEGFVVRFRSGYRLKVKFEEYQRIHRIVTGVSNVSIWEYLKAGQDLAPILEKVPDEFYDWVKEIHAQLLAKFAEIEAICQADFRILETRKDTALYFQTCRYPAVLFKMFDQKPYDEIIWKQIRPTFQKPFTNYDV
- a CDS encoding GMC oxidoreductase, with amino-acid sequence MSYLNIDSIKDRTYDAIVIGSGISGGWAAKELCEKGLKTLVLERGRDVQHVTDYPTANKHPWEFEHRGQVPLEIRNQYPKGRASFMREETIHWAIKPDEQPFVEEQPFQWTRGYHVGGKSLLWARQTQRWSDFDFEGPARDGFATDWPIRYADIAPWYSHVEKFAGISGNKDGLPELPDGEFLPPIELSCIEKHFQEAITKNYKDRHVIQGRCAHITDPQQIHYDQGRAKCQHRSLCNRGCPFGGYFSSNASTLPWAAKTGNMTLRPHSVVHSIIFDEKKRRASGVRVVDATTKEVIEFYAKIIFVNGSALNSNLILLNSISSRFPNGLGNDSGTLGKYIAWHNYRGRISAEYEGYYDKMTDGKNPSNAYIPRFRNLHKQESDFLRGYATGIGGGRGRLTRQAEIGEELKDALLHPQLGNWNISAWMMGETIPIESNYVRLDANLKDKYGIPQLVTSVKWTENDDKMVKDYLEQLNEMFTLAGFKNIRGVDTHANPGSDIHEMGGIRMGKDPKTSMLNEWNQVHSCKNVFVTDGACMTSTGTQNPSLTYMAITARAADYAVKQLKKRKL
- a CDS encoding gluconate 2-dehydrogenase subunit 3 family protein translates to MNRREVLKNVALAGGGFIVLPTWAEAWSLNTLQRSASYLSLEHEAMLVSVVDTIIPTTDTPGAKDLGVPDFIQKMLLDCYEKDVQENLKKGLEKTNAMAKDRYLRAFVDCNSLQRKDILGKVAMSADQTQKDYLTLIKSLTILGFTTSEYVQTKYLKYNQAPGHYYGCVPVQ
- a CDS encoding phosphatase domain-containing protein — translated: MKKVILLRGLPASGKSTLARQLLDENKGMYKRLNKDELRAMLDNSEHSKHNEKFVERVRDLMLVEALRDGKHVIIDDTNLSDRPVERIRQVVEKYTKDTGEQVKIEIREMNTSLEESLARDEVREKKVGRDVILRMYKTHVLGDERGPHYQPQDTSLPPAVLCDLDGTLAILRNRSPYDAMSCELDDLNQPIAEIIKNYYTLGVKIILMSGREEKARTPTLNWLKYNNILYHALYMRATGDMRKDAVVKKELYEAHVKGQYFVQFVLDDRNQVVDLWRLELGLPCLQVNYGDF